A stretch of the Vicinamibacterales bacterium genome encodes the following:
- a CDS encoding cation:proton antiporter encodes MTTELLFHVLLALAIVVIAGRVLGVLVARVGQPPVIGEVLAGILLGPSLLGAVAPGVEAFLFPAAARPTLGVIAQIGVILYMFVVGLEFDPRSLRRRAAPYVVTSLASIAVPFALGWALAAATHRGLSQPGVPFLAFAMFMGVAMSITAFPVLARILTDRGLSRTELGTAALTCAAVDDVSAWCLLAITVGIARATLFDAAVVLGLTVAFIAAMFLVVRPIAVRLTEDADGELSHAAVTWALAGLLASAVVAELIGIHAIFGAFLFGAVVPAGSTLARRLQHDRTPVVTILFLPAFFAVTGLRTEIGLLASWQDWAICLSIVVLATAGKFGGTLLAARLTGMPQRLGVRLGILMNTRGLMELVVLNVGLDLGVISPRLFTMMVIMALVTTAMTTPMLDLVPPDRREEEEHAERRAHA; translated from the coding sequence ATGACGACCGAGCTGCTGTTCCACGTCCTGCTCGCGCTCGCCATCGTCGTCATCGCCGGGCGCGTGCTCGGCGTGCTGGTCGCGCGGGTCGGGCAGCCTCCGGTCATCGGCGAAGTCCTGGCCGGGATTCTGCTCGGGCCGTCGCTGCTGGGCGCCGTCGCGCCTGGCGTCGAGGCGTTTCTGTTTCCGGCCGCGGCGCGGCCGACGCTCGGCGTCATCGCCCAGATCGGCGTCATTCTCTACATGTTTGTCGTCGGCCTCGAGTTCGACCCGCGTTCGCTGCGGCGGCGTGCCGCGCCGTACGTGGTGACTTCGCTGGCGAGCATCGCCGTGCCGTTCGCGCTGGGCTGGGCGCTCGCCGCGGCGACGCATCGCGGGTTGAGCCAGCCCGGCGTGCCGTTCCTCGCGTTCGCCATGTTCATGGGCGTGGCGATGTCGATCACTGCCTTCCCGGTGCTGGCGCGCATCCTCACCGATCGCGGCCTGTCGCGCACCGAGCTCGGCACGGCGGCGCTGACGTGCGCGGCGGTGGACGACGTGAGCGCGTGGTGCCTGCTGGCGATCACGGTCGGCATCGCACGCGCGACGCTGTTCGACGCGGCCGTCGTCCTCGGACTGACGGTCGCGTTCATCGCCGCGATGTTCCTCGTGGTGCGGCCGATCGCGGTCCGGCTGACCGAAGACGCCGACGGCGAGCTGTCGCACGCCGCCGTCACGTGGGCGCTCGCCGGGCTGCTCGCGTCCGCGGTCGTGGCGGAGCTGATCGGCATTCACGCGATCTTCGGCGCGTTTCTCTTCGGCGCGGTCGTCCCGGCCGGCAGCACGCTGGCGCGCCGGCTGCAGCACGATCGCACGCCGGTGGTCACGATCCTGTTCCTGCCGGCGTTCTTCGCGGTCACCGGGCTGCGGACGGAAATTGGTCTCCTCGCGTCCTGGCAGGACTGGGCGATTTGTCTCTCGATTGTCGTGCTGGCGACGGCGGGGAAGTTCGGTGGCACGCTGCTGGCCGCGCGCCTGACGGGAATGCCGCAGCGCCTGGGAGTGCGGCTCGGCATCCTCATGAACACCCGCGGCCTGATGGAGCTGGTGGTGCTGAACGTGGGGCTGGACCTCGGCGTCATCAGCCCGCGCCTGTTCACGATGATGGTGATCATGGCGCTCGTCACGACCGCCATGACCACGCCGATGCTCGACCTAGTCCCCCCAGATCGCCGCGAGGAGGAGGAGCACGCCGAACGTCGCGCCCACGCCTGA